A region from the Streptobacillus felis genome encodes:
- a CDS encoding DUF2620 domain-containing protein has translation MKIVVGGQIDKEMVAKILEREFPGATIDIKSDIDAAMAMKMGTYDYYFGACNTGGGGALAMAIAILGANKCLTVASPGKTLEEAQVKAGIEEGKVAFGFTPNAAEKSIEMIKKYIGG, from the coding sequence ATGAAAATAGTAGTTGGTGGACAAATCGACAAAGAAATGGTAGCTAAAATTTTAGAAAGGGAATTTCCTGGAGCAACTATAGATATTAAATCAGATATAGATGCTGCTATGGCAATGAAGATGGGAACTTATGACTATTACTTTGGTGCTTGTAACACAGGTGGTGGAGGAGCTCTTGCCATGGCTATAGCAATACTAGGTGCAAATAAATGTTTAACTGTAGCATCTCCTGGTAAGACTTTAGAAGAAGCTCAGGTTAAAGCAGGTATTGAAGAAGGAAAAGTAGCATTTGGATTCACACCTAATGCTGCAGAAAAAAGTATAGAAATGATAAAAAAATATATAGGAGGATAA
- a CDS encoding YhfT family protein, with product MFIKIIVIAMLAGLASILANQGIAVFNDGLRPLIPENLEGRMDRKSLSATSFALSFGLVIGFGIPFSIGKTIILIHSILLGTDIIGTAFSRDKKGMVLSGGAGAAYGVGLVLGLQAVVDIFAKLPVNFLPNLSAIGSPIIVAFAVFPVLVIGYQYGVKKGALSLMIVLIARQLVSVFGKFAVGSATISLNADGIALLVGIIVMLFFAINDKTESTNSNATLIGIFSERVAKVKKNILILSLMGGLVSAAVSLGMLAGDPISLNLIAEGQKFDAGIVALARTIGFIPLVATTAITTGVYGPTGLTFVFAIGIFVSNPIVAFVLGAATLGLEIILLEQIAKLLDKFPGIKACGDQIRTSMTKVLEVALLVGAMVACNNMAGNNGLGYLFVIGVYLLNRASKKPLVDMAVGPIATILFGIILNILFLVKLFVPVVAG from the coding sequence ATGTTTATTAAAATTATCGTAATCGCAATGCTAGCTGGTCTTGCATCAATATTAGCAAACCAGGGTATAGCAGTATTTAATGATGGATTAAGACCTTTAATCCCAGAAAACTTAGAAGGAAGAATGGATAGAAAATCTCTATCTGCAACAAGTTTTGCCTTAAGTTTTGGTTTAGTTATAGGGTTTGGAATACCTTTTTCTATAGGTAAAACAATAATACTTATACATAGTATCTTACTAGGTACAGATATTATTGGTACAGCTTTTTCTAGAGATAAAAAAGGTATGGTTTTATCTGGTGGTGCAGGGGCTGCATATGGAGTAGGATTAGTTTTAGGATTACAAGCAGTAGTTGACATATTTGCTAAATTACCTGTTAACTTTTTACCTAACTTATCAGCAATAGGAAGCCCAATTATAGTGGCATTTGCAGTATTCCCAGTATTAGTTATTGGTTACCAATATGGAGTAAAAAAAGGTGCTCTGTCTTTAATGATAGTATTAATAGCTAGACAACTTGTATCAGTATTTGGTAAATTCGCTGTAGGAAGCGCAACAATATCTTTAAATGCTGACGGTATAGCATTACTTGTTGGTATTATAGTTATGTTATTCTTTGCTATTAATGATAAAACAGAATCAACAAATTCTAATGCAACACTTATAGGAATATTCTCAGAAAGAGTTGCTAAAGTTAAGAAAAACATTTTAATACTTTCATTAATGGGTGGACTAGTTTCTGCTGCAGTAAGTCTTGGAATGTTAGCAGGAGATCCAATTTCATTAAACTTAATAGCTGAAGGACAAAAATTTGATGCAGGAATAGTTGCTCTTGCAAGAACTATAGGATTTATACCACTTGTAGCTACAACTGCAATTACAACAGGGGTATACGGGCCAACTGGATTAACATTTGTATTTGCTATAGGTATATTTGTATCTAACCCTATAGTAGCATTTGTTTTAGGAGCAGCTACATTAGGACTAGAAATTATCTTGCTTGAACAAATAGCTAAATTACTTGATAAATTCCCTGGAATTAAAGCTTGTGGAGATCAAATAAGAACAAGTATGACTAAAGTATTAGAAGTTGCATTATTAGTTGGTGCTATGGTTGCATGTAATAATATGGCTGGAAATAACGGTCTTGGATACTTATTTGTTATAGGTGTATATCTATTAAATAGAGCAAGTAAGAAACCTTTAGTTGATATGGCAGTAGGACCAATAGCAACTATACTATTTGGAATTATACTTAACATATTATTCTTAGTTAAACTATTTGTTCCTGTAGTTGCTGGATAG
- a CDS encoding aminotransferase class V-fold PLP-dependent enzyme has product METYPLSSITLDEAIEKQFKLVEIITENISGIDFLSLGDLGVEKTNNMPVRTRTVEKILAKFFGAEDAFLVRGSGTNALRLSFFELLENEDKILVHEGPIYKTSEVNLRAMKLNILKYDFNDLTNLEGYIKENDIKVVLLQHTRQSLHDSYNLETVVKKIKEIDDNIGIIIDDNYAVLKTKKNGVEMGADISAFSCFKLLGPVGVGLIIGKEKYIKNMRKNNYSGGSQVQGFEAMEVLRGLVYAPVSLAIQASQIEKLNVLLKDENRFPYIKNVYIANAQSKVLLVEFKENVARKVIEKTIEFGALSHPVGAESKFEISPLIYRVSGTFLQNDPTLIDRMIRINPNRAGAETIAKIIEKAYLERGE; this is encoded by the coding sequence ATGGAAACTTACCCTTTATCATCTATAACTTTAGATGAAGCAATAGAAAAACAATTTAAATTAGTTGAAATAATTACTGAAAATATTAGTGGAATAGATTTTTTAAGTTTAGGAGATCTAGGTGTAGAAAAAACTAACAATATGCCTGTAAGAACTAGAACAGTTGAAAAAATACTTGCTAAGTTCTTTGGTGCAGAAGATGCCTTTTTAGTAAGAGGTTCAGGAACTAATGCATTAAGATTATCATTTTTTGAATTACTAGAAAATGAGGATAAAATATTAGTTCACGAAGGACCTATATACAAAACTAGTGAAGTTAATCTAAGAGCAATGAAATTAAATATATTAAAGTATGACTTTAATGACTTAACTAATTTAGAAGGATATATTAAAGAAAATGATATAAAAGTTGTGCTATTGCAACATACAAGACAAAGTCTACATGATAGCTACAATCTTGAAACTGTGGTAAAAAAAATAAAAGAAATAGATGATAATATAGGGATAATAATAGATGACAATTATGCAGTTTTAAAAACTAAGAAAAATGGCGTTGAAATGGGAGCTGACATCTCAGCTTTCTCATGCTTTAAATTACTTGGGCCTGTTGGAGTAGGTTTAATTATAGGTAAAGAAAAATATATTAAAAATATGAGAAAAAATAATTACTCCGGTGGTTCACAAGTTCAAGGATTTGAAGCTATGGAAGTGCTAAGGGGGCTAGTATATGCTCCCGTTTCACTAGCCATACAAGCAAGTCAGATAGAAAAATTAAATGTTTTACTTAAGGATGAGAATAGATTTCCATATATTAAAAATGTATATATAGCTAATGCTCAATCAAAGGTATTGTTAGTTGAATTTAAAGAAAATGTTGCAAGAAAAGTTATAGAAAAAACTATAGAATTTGGAGCATTGTCCCATCCTGTTGGTGCTGAATCAAAATTTGAAATATCACCTTTAATTTATAGGGTAAGTGGAACTTTCTTACAAAATGATCCAACACTAATAGATAGAATGATAAGAATAAATCCTAATAGAGCAGGTGCTGAAACTATAGCTAAAATAATTGAAAAAGCATATTTAGAAAGAGGTGAATAA
- a CDS encoding DUF898 family protein produces the protein MKSEFRASVLDYFLHNIFITILSVLTLGLLTPWLLASNYRWEAENTYINGKQLYFDGKGSQLIGKWIVWLLLTIITCGIYGFIVSLRLKQWVISHTYFKDEYYKLNK, from the coding sequence GTGAAGTCAGAATTTAGAGCTAGTGTACTAGATTATTTTTTACATAATATATTTATTACAATATTAAGTGTATTAACGCTAGGCTTATTAACACCATGGTTACTTGCTTCAAATTACAGATGGGAAGCTGAGAACACATATATTAATGGAAAACAACTATATTTTGATGGTAAGGGATCACAACTTATAGGGAAATGGATAGTATGGTTATTGTTAACTATAATAACTTGTGGTATATATGGGTTTATAGTGTCATTAAGACTGAAACAATGGGTAATAAGCCATACGTACTTTAAAGATGAATATTATAAATTAAACAAATAG
- a CDS encoding alanine racemase, with translation MFLNRLLKDNKEFVDVALSEYSKGEILPDSYLIDLDTLMENAKKILDEAKKHNIKLYYMLKQIGRNPYIAKRLEEIGYSGAVCVDFKEVEIMMENGLKLGNVGHLVQIPKSFLEKVISYGCDIITVYSIEMIEEISKISKKLGKVQDIMLRVLEKDSSIYPGQEAGFSLDSIKEILPRIKELEAVRLSGLTSFPCFLYSDETKKIEVTNNLFSVLDAKKMLEDEGIEIQHVNLPSVTTVENIPLIAKYGGTHAEPGHALTGTAPFNKEYGDEVPAYLYISEISHNFNDNSYFYGGGYYPRGNMKNAYIDNRVVEVEKFCSDNIDYYLSMKGKYDVFTPIILCFRTQIFVTRSDVIIIEGIKSGKPQVVKRYSAQGLERRM, from the coding sequence ATGTTTTTAAATAGATTACTTAAAGATAATAAGGAATTTGTTGATGTGGCTTTAAGTGAGTATAGTAAGGGTGAAATACTTCCTGATAGTTACCTTATTGATTTAGATACTCTAATGGAAAATGCTAAGAAAATATTAGATGAAGCAAAAAAACATAATATTAAACTTTACTATATGCTTAAACAAATAGGGAGAAATCCATATATTGCAAAAAGATTAGAAGAAATAGGTTATAGTGGTGCAGTATGCGTAGATTTTAAAGAAGTTGAAATAATGATGGAAAATGGACTTAAACTAGGTAATGTAGGACATCTAGTTCAAATACCTAAAAGCTTTTTAGAAAAGGTAATATCTTATGGTTGTGATATTATTACAGTATATTCTATAGAAATGATAGAAGAAATATCAAAAATATCAAAAAAATTAGGTAAAGTACAAGATATTATGTTAAGAGTACTAGAAAAAGACTCTAGTATTTATCCAGGACAGGAAGCAGGCTTTTCTTTAGATTCAATAAAAGAAATTCTCCCAAGAATAAAAGAATTAGAAGCTGTAAGATTAAGTGGACTTACATCTTTTCCTTGTTTCCTTTATTCAGATGAAACAAAAAAAATAGAAGTTACAAATAACCTATTTTCAGTACTAGATGCAAAGAAAATGTTAGAAGATGAAGGTATAGAAATACAACATGTGAATTTACCTTCAGTTACTACTGTAGAAAATATCCCCCTTATAGCTAAATATGGTGGAACACATGCAGAACCTGGACATGCATTAACAGGTACTGCACCATTTAATAAGGAATATGGAGATGAAGTTCCAGCTTATCTATATATTTCAGAAATATCTCATAATTTTAATGATAATAGCTATTTCTATGGTGGTGGATATTATCCAAGAGGAAATATGAAAAATGCATATATAGATAATAGGGTAGTGGAAGTTGAAAAATTCTGTTCAGATAATATAGACTACTATTTATCTATGAAAGGTAAATATGATGTATTTACACCAATAATACTATGTTTTAGGACACAAATATTTGTTACAAGATCAGATGTGATAATTATAGAAGGTATTAAGAGTGGTAAACCACAAGTAGTTAAAAGATACAGTGCTCAAGGCTTAGAAAGAAGGATGTAA
- a CDS encoding phosphopentomutase, which translates to MGRFIVLVLDGFGVGYMDDVLEVRKRDFGANTAVHILEEVKESKWPTLEKLGLMNILDYETKNMKKVSSCVIGKSKLQHHGGDTFLGHQEIMGTKTEKPLIKPFSYYIDEVENKLIENGYTVERKGENVKYLWVNDKVAIGDNLETDLGQVYNVTTSFKEISFEDEIKIAQIVRDIVKVERVIVFGGTRATKESIFAAAREKEGKYMGIDAPLSLVYEEGYMVRHMGYGVDPKTQIPHLLAKNGIDVTLIGKVADIVYNEKGKSFINLVDTKTILELTLEEIKKSDKGYFCINVQETDLSGHAQNAKRYSDILTISDGYIQKILDVLNDDDILVVTADHGNDPTIGHSQHTRENTPLMIYSKKHKNNTVKQIGHRETMSDTAATALEYFNVENTLEQGVSYLKEIKK; encoded by the coding sequence ATGGGAAGATTTATTGTATTAGTTTTAGATGGTTTTGGTGTAGGATATATGGATGATGTATTAGAAGTTAGAAAAAGAGATTTCGGAGCAAATACAGCAGTACATATATTAGAAGAAGTTAAAGAAAGTAAATGGCCAACTCTTGAAAAACTAGGACTAATGAATATTTTAGATTATGAGACAAAAAATATGAAAAAGGTAAGTAGTTGTGTTATAGGGAAATCTAAATTACAACATCACGGAGGAGATACTTTTTTAGGACATCAAGAAATAATGGGAACAAAAACAGAAAAACCTTTAATTAAACCTTTTTCTTACTATATAGATGAAGTAGAAAATAAATTAATTGAAAATGGATATACTGTTGAAAGAAAAGGAGAAAATGTTAAATATCTTTGGGTAAATGATAAGGTTGCAATAGGAGATAACCTAGAAACAGATTTAGGTCAGGTATATAACGTTACTACAAGTTTTAAGGAAATTAGTTTTGAAGATGAAATAAAGATAGCCCAAATAGTTAGAGATATAGTTAAAGTTGAAAGAGTAATAGTATTTGGTGGAACTCGTGCTACTAAAGAATCAATATTTGCTGCAGCTAGAGAAAAAGAAGGTAAATATATGGGTATAGATGCACCTTTATCTTTAGTATATGAAGAAGGATATATGGTAAGACATATGGGATATGGTGTAGATCCTAAAACTCAAATACCTCACTTACTTGCAAAAAATGGAATAGATGTAACACTAATAGGTAAGGTTGCAGATATAGTATACAATGAGAAAGGTAAAAGTTTTATTAATTTAGTTGATACTAAAACTATACTAGAATTAACACTTGAAGAAATTAAAAAAAGTGATAAAGGATATTTTTGTATTAATGTTCAAGAAACAGATCTATCTGGACATGCACAAAATGCTAAAAGATATTCAGATATACTAACTATATCTGATGGATATATACAAAAAATATTAGATGTATTAAATGATGATGATATATTAGTAGTTACAGCAGATCATGGAAATGATCCTACTATAGGTCACTCACAACATACTAGAGAAAATACCCCTTTAATGATATATTCAAAAAAACACAAAAACAATACAGTAAAACAAATAGGACATAGAGAAACTATGTCAGATACAGCAGCTACAGCCCTTGAATACTTCAATGTAGAAAATACACTGGAACAAGGAGTAAGCTACCTAAAAGAAATAAAGAAATAA
- a CDS encoding phosphotriesterase — translation MLKDGFTLMHEHMFIDLSKYKNNNLDCRLDAKEEMIEEMKKLYSKGVRNIVEVTNMGMGRDVKYVSDIQKESGINFIFATGFYKVPFLPDFVETMTIDELADLMVKDIEVGIDGTDIKAGIIGEIGTSLNEMKELEEKVFLSAIKAHKITKVPITTHTTLGTYGLKQIEMFKEHGVDLSRVVIGHVDLSGDIQYILSMLKEGVYVEFDTIGKNNYLADDLRVEMLKQIEKAGYIDKVFLSLDITRKSNMEYMGGIGYSYLFDVFLPKLREVGIKEESIEKMLISNPKKFFIGD, via the coding sequence ATGTTAAAAGATGGCTTTACACTTATGCATGAGCATATGTTTATAGATTTATCTAAATACAAAAATAATAATTTAGATTGTAGATTAGATGCAAAAGAAGAAATGATAGAAGAAATGAAAAAGCTATACTCTAAAGGAGTTAGAAACATAGTTGAAGTTACAAATATGGGTATGGGTAGAGATGTTAAATATGTAAGTGATATACAAAAAGAAAGTGGTATTAACTTCATATTTGCTACAGGGTTTTACAAAGTACCATTCCTACCTGATTTTGTTGAAACTATGACTATAGATGAATTAGCTGATTTAATGGTTAAGGATATAGAAGTAGGAATAGATGGAACAGATATTAAAGCAGGTATAATAGGAGAAATAGGTACATCACTTAATGAAATGAAAGAACTTGAAGAAAAAGTATTTTTAAGTGCTATAAAAGCACATAAAATTACTAAGGTACCAATAACTACTCATACAACTTTAGGTACTTATGGATTAAAACAAATAGAAATGTTCAAAGAACATGGTGTTGATTTATCTAGAGTAGTTATAGGTCATGTTGATTTAAGTGGTGATATACAATATATACTATCTATGTTAAAAGAAGGAGTATATGTCGAATTTGATACTATAGGTAAAAACAATTATCTTGCAGATGATTTAAGAGTAGAAATGCTTAAACAAATAGAAAAAGCAGGATATATAGACAAAGTATTCCTATCTTTAGATATTACAAGAAAATCTAATATGGAATATATGGGAGGTATAGGATATTCTTATCTATTTGATGTATTTTTACCTAAATTAAGAGAAGTAGGAATAAAGGAAGAATCAATTGAGAAAATGTTAATTAGTAATCCAAAAAAATTTTTTATAGGTGATTAA
- a CDS encoding PRD domain-containing protein: MENLKTRIDILKQAGVIDENISSNVLKVINMFKDKYNISLNEENGSMLVTHLTMMLKRMRDGESINPLESEELEELKIFTVYENAKDIYSKIEESINQKIDENEYGFMMTHLVTLLGGN; this comes from the coding sequence ATGGAGAACTTAAAGACGCGTATAGATATTTTAAAACAAGCTGGAGTTATAGATGAAAATATATCTTCTAACGTTTTAAAGGTTATAAATATGTTTAAAGATAAATACAATATTTCTTTAAATGAAGAAAATGGATCTATGTTAGTAACTCATTTAACTATGATGCTTAAAAGAATGAGAGATGGAGAAAGTATTAATCCTTTAGAAAGCGAAGAATTAGAAGAGTTAAAAATATTTACTGTATATGAAAATGCAAAAGATATATATAGCAAAATAGAAGAAAGTATTAATCAAAAAATTGATGAAAATGAATATGGATTTATGATGACACACTTAGTGACATTATTAGGAGGTAATTAA
- a CDS encoding AAA family ATPase, producing MKILNLKISGISMIKKEIEIDFFAEQRVKDTYDNMASNLFNNIFINNIISIVGKNASGKTSILKLLRVVFSILNGKSLNDIEDIDMFFRPRNNDLEIVFSDGKDYIYKLESKISLEKIYTLENRYKFEKETIYCKKINKTINRKNMLNFEKVEKVINRDGKEQYLQNDVSIITSITNNKKIIFMDLINSTNMNLLRYIGDIPKEILSILDSNIEYIKFNEETNDALLKFNNKKEIYLNNLLQFEKYLSSGTVKGINIFVVMKYILKEGGYLIIDEIENHFNREIVNTLIRFFVDKNINKNRSTLIFSTHYSELIDEFTRTDNIYITSNENGIEVQKLNNKIKRNDVKKSELFKTGYIKEAAVQYEEYMNLKKFFKDKMNGE from the coding sequence ATGAAGATTCTTAATTTAAAGATCAGTGGAATAAGTATGATAAAGAAAGAAATAGAAATTGATTTTTTTGCTGAACAAAGAGTTAAAGATACTTACGACAATATGGCATCAAATCTATTTAATAATATATTTATTAATAATATTATTTCTATTGTAGGAAAAAATGCTTCGGGTAAAACTAGTATTTTAAAATTACTTAGAGTTGTATTTAGTATACTTAATGGAAAATCTTTAAATGATATTGAAGATATAGATATGTTTTTTCGCCCAAGGAATAATGATTTAGAGATAGTGTTTAGTGATGGAAAAGACTATATATATAAGTTGGAATCTAAGATATCACTAGAAAAAATATACACTTTAGAAAATAGATACAAATTTGAAAAAGAAACTATATATTGTAAAAAAATAAATAAAACTATTAATAGAAAAAATATGTTAAATTTTGAGAAAGTTGAAAAAGTAATAAATAGAGATGGGAAAGAACAATATTTACAAAATGATGTAAGTATAATAACTTCTATAACAAATAATAAAAAAATAATATTTATGGATTTAATAAATAGCACTAACATGAATTTATTGAGATATATAGGTGATATACCAAAAGAAATATTAAGTATTTTAGATTCCAATATAGAATATATTAAATTTAATGAAGAAACTAATGATGCATTATTAAAGTTTAATAATAAAAAAGAAATATATCTAAATAATTTATTACAGTTTGAAAAATATTTATCTTCAGGTACTGTTAAAGGTATAAATATATTTGTAGTTATGAAATATATATTAAAAGAGGGTGGATATTTAATTATTGATGAAATAGAGAATCATTTTAATAGAGAAATAGTTAATACATTGATAAGATTTTTTGTAGACAAAAATATTAATAAAAATAGATCTACACTAATTTTTTCAACTCATTATTCAGAGTTAATAGATGAATTTACTAGAACAGATAATATATATATAACATCAAATGAAAATGGAATAGAAGTACAGAAATTGAATAATAAAATCAAAAGAAATGATGTTAAAAAAAGTGAGTTATTTAAAACAGGATACATTAAAGAAGCGGCGGTTCAATATGAAGAATACATGAATTTAAAAAAATTTTTTAAAGATAAAATGAATGGTGAGTGA
- a CDS encoding serine hydrolase: protein MKKMIYVLLTLIFSVNIFAKNFDELDKITEKHIADKVMPGSVVLVAKDGNILYHKAIGNAQVLENGEEKIRKMEDNTIFDIASLTKIFATTQAIMKLNSEGKIDLNERVMTYIPEFGKNGKENVKVRDLLTHTSGLTPWLPIFYHAQNSKEVLDYICNLGLEYPTGTARKYSDLSFMMLGFIVEKVSNMKLNDYVFTNIYYPLGLVRTRFLPLEAYSGKDIASTSHGNPFEERMVKDDNFGYKIDEDFDSFRYWRRNTLTGLVNDGNSYYANNGVAGHAGLFSTAYELYVLGEVLLNGGTYNGKTIYSKEVAEEFTKVQSSFGHGYGYEINRGGEKSGYMGMYANENFVGHTGFTGTQVVYDLKNHVQVVILTNKQNFGVNEKTSYRSTWPYGREVMKLVGDKLYK from the coding sequence ATGAAAAAAATGATATATGTCTTATTAACACTAATTTTTTCTGTTAATATTTTTGCTAAAAACTTTGATGAATTAGATAAAATAACAGAAAAACATATAGCTGATAAAGTTATGCCAGGATCTGTAGTACTAGTTGCAAAAGATGGGAATATACTTTATCATAAAGCTATAGGAAATGCACAAGTTTTAGAAAACGGTGAAGAGAAAATAAGAAAAATGGAAGATAATACTATTTTTGATATAGCTTCACTTACTAAAATATTTGCAACTACACAAGCAATAATGAAACTTAATAGTGAAGGTAAAATAGATTTAAATGAAAGGGTAATGACATATATACCAGAATTTGGTAAAAATGGTAAGGAAAATGTAAAAGTTAGAGATCTTCTAACTCATACATCAGGTCTAACACCTTGGCTTCCAATATTCTATCATGCACAAAATAGTAAGGAAGTACTTGATTACATATGTAATTTAGGATTAGAATATCCTACAGGTACGGCTAGAAAATATAGCGACTTATCATTTATGATGTTAGGATTCATAGTTGAAAAAGTTAGTAATATGAAATTAAATGATTATGTATTTACAAATATATACTATCCATTAGGGTTAGTAAGAACAAGATTCTTACCATTAGAAGCTTATTCTGGAAAAGATATAGCTTCAACTTCACATGGTAATCCATTTGAAGAAAGAATGGTAAAAGATGATAATTTTGGATACAAGATAGATGAAGATTTTGATTCATTTAGATATTGGAGAAGAAATACTTTAACAGGTCTTGTTAATGATGGTAACTCATATTATGCAAATAATGGAGTTGCAGGTCATGCAGGACTATTCTCTACAGCATATGAGCTATATGTCTTAGGAGAAGTTTTACTAAATGGTGGAACATACAATGGAAAAACTATTTATTCTAAAGAAGTAGCAGAAGAATTCACAAAAGTACAAAGTAGTTTTGGACATGGTTATGGTTATGAAATAAATAGAGGTGGAGAAAAATCAGGATACATGGGAATGTATGCTAATGAAAACTTCGTAGGACACACTGGGTTTACTGGAACTCAAGTAGTTTATGACTTAAAAAACCATGTACAAGTTGTAATACTTACTAATAAGCAAAACTTTGGAGTAAATGAAAAAACTTCATATAGATCAACTTGGCCATATGGAAGAGAAGTTATGAAATTGGTTGGAGATAAATTATACAAATAG
- the yhfZ gene encoding GntR family transcriptional regulator YhfZ: protein MNRIRVLNKVDIGMIKIARDLLMLEIGDRVKSTKEYKDEFNLSVGTVHKAFEELELSGAIKLQKKGAFGKVIIYKSQELLIQKAELKHIVGVMPLPYTKRYEGLATAIKELFIKKGISFYFAYMQGSRIRTKMLKEGVYDFAIMSRLAYSAQAIEGVKKVLGFGPNSYVSDHVLLSLKGNELGNRVGIDKNSEDQYYFSTQYFKDKECEFVEINSDNIIKNLRDGIIDKAILSIDELEENLVSDINVEKIDIVDKNNANEAVIVIKTGNELIESLVNDILDVESIINIQKKVLNKEIVPRY, encoded by the coding sequence ATGAATAGAATTAGGGTATTAAACAAAGTTGATATAGGAATGATAAAGATAGCAAGAGATCTTTTGATGCTAGAGATTGGAGATAGAGTAAAATCTACAAAAGAGTATAAAGATGAATTTAATCTTTCAGTAGGAACAGTACATAAGGCTTTTGAAGAATTAGAATTATCTGGGGCTATAAAGCTTCAAAAAAAAGGTGCTTTTGGTAAGGTAATTATATATAAGTCGCAAGAACTACTAATACAAAAAGCAGAACTTAAACATATAGTTGGGGTTATGCCACTTCCATATACTAAAAGATATGAAGGTCTTGCAACTGCTATAAAAGAGCTATTTATTAAAAAAGGTATATCATTTTACTTTGCATACATGCAAGGTTCACGTATAAGAACTAAGATGCTTAAAGAAGGAGTATATGATTTTGCCATCATGTCTAGGCTTGCATATAGTGCACAAGCTATAGAGGGAGTAAAAAAAGTATTAGGATTTGGACCAAATAGCTATGTATCTGATCATGTTCTTTTATCACTAAAAGGTAATGAATTGGGAAATAGGGTAGGTATAGATAAAAATTCAGAAGATCAATACTATTTTTCTACACAATACTTTAAAGATAAGGAATGTGAATTTGTAGAAATAAATTCTGATAACATAATTAAAAACCTTAGAGATGGAATAATTGATAAGGCCATACTTAGTATAGATGAATTAGAAGAAAATCTTGTATCTGATATTAATGTAGAAAAAATAGATATAGTTGATAAAAATAATGCAAATGAAGCAGTTATAGTTATTAAAACTGGCAATGAATTAATAGAAAGTTTAGTTAATGATATACTTGATGTTGAAAGTATAATTAACATACAAAAGAAGGTTTTAAATAAGGAAATAGTACCAAGATATTAA